The following proteins come from a genomic window of Diadema setosum chromosome 20, eeDiaSeto1, whole genome shotgun sequence:
- the LOC140243831 gene encoding probable serine carboxypeptidase CPVL isoform X2, whose protein sequence is MATPRNQMSVFCLAVLLAVMTTAPSVAGISALRKMFHPNPPAYAKRTGVDPGEPLFLTPYIESGQIEKGQNLSRVGTLVGTDIESYSGFLTVNATYNSSMFFWFFPAQTNPSSAPVLLWLQGGPGGSSLFGLFAENGPFLVTKDLKLQPRKWAWTNKYSMLYIDNPVGTGFSFTDSDDGYANNEEDVARDLYSALTQFFQLFPKYQKNEFYATGESYAGKYVPAICYKIHVENPTAKVHINLQGMAIGDGLVDPYSMFSEYGDLMLQTCQIDKKEKKVVDLYTTKGVVYIAQKQWMKAFQQFDELLNGDLWPYPTFYYNATGSDNYYNYMTSTQPVDINYYNDYVALPEVRRAIHVGNLTYNDGAAVENHLRADICQSVIDWVVVLANNYRCMFYSGQLDIIVGATLTENFLHVLQWDGQREYLNANKTIWKVNPSDTEVAGYVRNVRGLYQVVVRGGGHLLPYDQPERSFDMIDRFMTKRPFSN, encoded by the exons ATGGCGACCCCTCGAAATCAGATGAGCGTTTTTTGCCTTGCTGTGCTGCTGGCCGTCATGACCACAGCGCCCTCTGTGGCAGGCATCAGTGCCTTGAGAAAGATGTTTCATCCCAACCCTCCAGCATATGCCAAGCGAACAGGCGTGGACCCTGGGGAACCACTCTTTCTGACACCCTACATTGAGTCTGGCCAGATTGAGAAAG gacaaaacctgAGTCGAGTTGGAACTCTGGTTGGAACGGACATAGAGAGCTACTCAG GTTTCTTGACTGTAAATGCAACATACAACAGCTCCATGTTTTTCTGGTTCTTTCCTGCTCAG ACCAATCCATCCTCTGCTCCGGTGTTGCTATGGTTACAGGGTGGTCCTGGAGGATCATCTCTGTTTGGACTCTTTGCTGAGAATGGTCCGTTCCTGGTTACCAAGGACCTCAAAT TGCAGCCAAGAAAGTGGGCATGGACCAACAAGTACTCCATGCTGTATATCGACAACCCA GTTGGGACTGGGTTTAGCTTCACCGACAGTGATGATGGCTATGCAAACAATGAAGAGGATGTAGCCAGAGATTTATACAG TGCCTTGACCCAGTTCTTCCAGCTCTTTCCTAAATATCAGAAGAATGAATTCTATGCCACAGGAGAG TCCTATGCAGGGAAGTATGTGCCGGCCATCTGCTACAAGATTCACGTGGAGAACCCAACAGCCAAAGTCCACATCAACCTGCAAGGGATGGCCATTGGGGACGGTCTGGTCGATCCATACTCG ATGTTCTCTGAGTATGGAGATCTCATGCTCCAAACATGCCAGATCGacaagaaggagaaaaaggTTGTTGACCTTTACACCACCAAGGGAGTCGTGTACATAGCTCAGAAACAATGGATGAAAGCTTTTCAG CAATTTGATGAGCTGCTGAATGGAGACCTGTGGCCATACCCAACTTTCTACTACAATGCCACTGGATCAGATAACTACTACAATTACATGACATCAACT CAACCTGTGGACATCAATTACTACAACGATTATGTTGCTCTGCCAGAGGTTCGTCGCGCCATTCACGTTGGCAACCTGACATACAATGACGGAGCCGCAGTCGAAAACCACCTGAGGGCGGACATCTGCCAGTCGGTCATCGACTGGGTGGTGGTGCTGGCCAACAACTACAGG TGCATGTTCTACAGTGGCCAGCTGGACATCATAGTCGGTGCTACGCTGACCGAGAACTTTCTCCATGTCCTGCAGTGGGACGGTCAGAGAGAGTACCTCAATGCCAACAAGACAATCTGGAAGGTGAACCCAAGTGACACAGAAGTCGCAGGCTATGTCAGGAATGTCAGGGGTCTCTATCAG GTGGTTGTCAGAGGGGGTGGTCACTTACTCCCCTATGACCAACCAGAGAGGAGCTTTGACATGATTGACAGGTTCATGACCAAGAGACCATTCAGCAATTGA
- the LOC140243831 gene encoding probable serine carboxypeptidase CPVL isoform X1, whose protein sequence is MISCGLGFLSFFSFYNRFVCLVTMATPRNQMSVFCLAVLLAVMTTAPSVAGISALRKMFHPNPPAYAKRTGVDPGEPLFLTPYIESGQIEKGQNLSRVGTLVGTDIESYSGFLTVNATYNSSMFFWFFPAQTNPSSAPVLLWLQGGPGGSSLFGLFAENGPFLVTKDLKLQPRKWAWTNKYSMLYIDNPVGTGFSFTDSDDGYANNEEDVARDLYSALTQFFQLFPKYQKNEFYATGESYAGKYVPAICYKIHVENPTAKVHINLQGMAIGDGLVDPYSMFSEYGDLMLQTCQIDKKEKKVVDLYTTKGVVYIAQKQWMKAFQQFDELLNGDLWPYPTFYYNATGSDNYYNYMTSTQPVDINYYNDYVALPEVRRAIHVGNLTYNDGAAVENHLRADICQSVIDWVVVLANNYRCMFYSGQLDIIVGATLTENFLHVLQWDGQREYLNANKTIWKVNPSDTEVAGYVRNVRGLYQVVVRGGGHLLPYDQPERSFDMIDRFMTKRPFSN, encoded by the exons atgatttcatgtGGTTTGggtttcttgtcatttttctcCTTTTACAACAGGTTTGTATGCCTTGTCACTATGGCGACCCCTCGAAATCAGATGAGCGTTTTTTGCCTTGCTGTGCTGCTGGCCGTCATGACCACAGCGCCCTCTGTGGCAGGCATCAGTGCCTTGAGAAAGATGTTTCATCCCAACCCTCCAGCATATGCCAAGCGAACAGGCGTGGACCCTGGGGAACCACTCTTTCTGACACCCTACATTGAGTCTGGCCAGATTGAGAAAG gacaaaacctgAGTCGAGTTGGAACTCTGGTTGGAACGGACATAGAGAGCTACTCAG GTTTCTTGACTGTAAATGCAACATACAACAGCTCCATGTTTTTCTGGTTCTTTCCTGCTCAG ACCAATCCATCCTCTGCTCCGGTGTTGCTATGGTTACAGGGTGGTCCTGGAGGATCATCTCTGTTTGGACTCTTTGCTGAGAATGGTCCGTTCCTGGTTACCAAGGACCTCAAAT TGCAGCCAAGAAAGTGGGCATGGACCAACAAGTACTCCATGCTGTATATCGACAACCCA GTTGGGACTGGGTTTAGCTTCACCGACAGTGATGATGGCTATGCAAACAATGAAGAGGATGTAGCCAGAGATTTATACAG TGCCTTGACCCAGTTCTTCCAGCTCTTTCCTAAATATCAGAAGAATGAATTCTATGCCACAGGAGAG TCCTATGCAGGGAAGTATGTGCCGGCCATCTGCTACAAGATTCACGTGGAGAACCCAACAGCCAAAGTCCACATCAACCTGCAAGGGATGGCCATTGGGGACGGTCTGGTCGATCCATACTCG ATGTTCTCTGAGTATGGAGATCTCATGCTCCAAACATGCCAGATCGacaagaaggagaaaaaggTTGTTGACCTTTACACCACCAAGGGAGTCGTGTACATAGCTCAGAAACAATGGATGAAAGCTTTTCAG CAATTTGATGAGCTGCTGAATGGAGACCTGTGGCCATACCCAACTTTCTACTACAATGCCACTGGATCAGATAACTACTACAATTACATGACATCAACT CAACCTGTGGACATCAATTACTACAACGATTATGTTGCTCTGCCAGAGGTTCGTCGCGCCATTCACGTTGGCAACCTGACATACAATGACGGAGCCGCAGTCGAAAACCACCTGAGGGCGGACATCTGCCAGTCGGTCATCGACTGGGTGGTGGTGCTGGCCAACAACTACAGG TGCATGTTCTACAGTGGCCAGCTGGACATCATAGTCGGTGCTACGCTGACCGAGAACTTTCTCCATGTCCTGCAGTGGGACGGTCAGAGAGAGTACCTCAATGCCAACAAGACAATCTGGAAGGTGAACCCAAGTGACACAGAAGTCGCAGGCTATGTCAGGAATGTCAGGGGTCTCTATCAG GTGGTTGTCAGAGGGGGTGGTCACTTACTCCCCTATGACCAACCAGAGAGGAGCTTTGACATGATTGACAGGTTCATGACCAAGAGACCATTCAGCAATTGA